The following are encoded together in the Brassica napus cultivar Da-Ae chromosome A9, Da-Ae, whole genome shotgun sequence genome:
- the LOC106420076 gene encoding phosphoglycerate mutase-like protein 1, whose product MDARFLYPLESCKIIHLLRHGQALHNVEAEKDRNALLSPHLFDAPLTEHGHQQVENLHERLVSSGVLKRVELVVTSPLLRTMQTAVGVFGNEDRQQNMTSTPSILALEVARDRNGVRPPDMRRNVSEYQTIFPTIDFSQIESEEDNLWRSDVRESEEEIFARGLEFMKWLWKRPEKEVAVVSHGIVLQHMLYVFANDCDKSIRHDLCKRFANCEIRTVVIVDKGLV is encoded by the exons ATGGATGCAAGATTCTTGTACCCCTTGGAGAGCTGTAAAATTATCCACTTG TTGAGACATGGACAAGCGTTGCACAATGTCGAAGCCGAGAAGGATAGGAATGCGTTGTTGTCTCCTCATCTTTTCGACGCTCCACTTACTGAACATGGTCACCAACAG GTTGAGAACCTCCACGAACGTCTTGTTTCAAGTGGGGTACTAAAGAGGGTTGAGCTAGTTGTAACTTCACCCTTATTGAG AACTATGCAAACAGCGGTTGGAGTTTTTGGAAATGAAGATAGACAACAGAATATGACAAGCACCCCTTCCATCTTGGCCCTAGAGGTTGCTCGAGACCGTAAT GGAGTCCGTCCTCCTGATATGAGAAGAAACGTGAGCGAGTATCAAACTATTTTCCCCACAATTGATTTCTCTCAG ATTGAAAGTGAAGAAGACAATCTTTGGAGATCTGATGTTCGAGAATCCGAAGAAGAGATTTTTGCGAGAGGGTTAGAGTTCatgaaatg GTTATGGAAAAGACCAGAGAAGGAGGTCGCAGTTGTTAGCCATGGCATAGTGTTGCAGCATATGTTGTATGTGTTCGCAAACGATTGTGACAAGTCAATTAGACATGACCTTTGCAAGAg GTTTGCTAATTGCGAAATTCGTACTGTCGTGATTGTAGACAAAGGGTTAGTGTGA
- the LOC106419789 gene encoding multiple inositol polyphosphate phosphatase 1 produces MAMKSVWITLLCLFVIAEADQGFDVRHHLSTVTRYSASKEVSQNLIKGSNVPSECTPIHLNLVARHGTRSPTKKRLREMENLSGRLKELVREAEASEKVPGWLGKWISPWHGKVKGGELIRQGEEELYQLGIRVRERFPTLFEEDYHPDVYTIRATQIPRASASAVAFGMGLFSEKGDLGPGSNRAFAVTSENRASDTKLRFFECCQNYKSYRKAKGPAVDKLKEPVLDKITASVANRHGLNFTKQDISSLWFLCKQEASLLNVTNQSCELFTPSEVALLEWADDLEVFILKGYGNSLNYRMGVPLLEDVLHSMEEAIKAREDKLPPGSYEKARLRFAHAETIVPFSCLLGLFLDGSEYEKIQKEKPLELPPQPPKTRDFKGSTMAPFGGNNMLVLYSCPAASSPKYFVQVLHNEHPIALPGCDGKDFCPLEDFKAKVVTPRLKHAFDNLCNANPDDPEQKHQSLWSWLLGSSQKTEL; encoded by the exons ATGGCGATGAAGAGTGTTTGGATCACACTGCTCTGTTTATTCGTTATCGCAGAGGCGGATCAAGGCTTCGATGTTCGTCATCACTTATCCACCGTCACCAG ATACTCTGCTTCAAAAGAAGTCTCTCAAAATCTGATTAAAGGGTCAAATGTCCCCAGTGAGTGTACACCTATCCACCTTAACCTTGTG GCTAGACATGGAACTCGTTCTCCAACCAAGAAACGGTTACGGGAAATGGAGAATTTATCCGGCAGGTTAAAGGAGCTGGTGAGAGAAGCAGAAGCTTCAGAGAAAGTTCCTGGATGGTTAGGGAAATGGATATCTCCGTGGCACGGAAAAGTGAAAGGCGGGGAGCTGATCAGGCAAGGAGAGGAGGAGCTGTACCAGCTCGGAATCAGGGTTAGGGAACGGTTCCCCACTTTGTTCGAAGAGGATTATCACCCTGATGTCTATACCATTAGAGCTACTCAG ATTCCTCGGGCATCTGCGAGTGCTGTGGCGTTTGGGATGGGGTTGTTCAGTGAGAAAGGAGACCTGGGACCTGGGAGTAATAGAGCGTTCGCTGTTACTAGTGAGAACCGTGCTAGTGATACCAAGCTAAGATTCTTTGAGTGTTGTCAAAACTATAAG AGCTATAGGAAAGCTAAAGGGCCTGCTGTGGATAAGCTCAAGGAGCCTGTTCTTGATAAGATCACAGCTTCCGTTGCAAACAGACATGGTTTAAATTTCACTAAACAGGACATTTCTTCTCTGTGGTTTCTATGCAAGCAG GAAGCATCATTGCTTAATGTGACTAATCAAAGTTGTGAACTTTTCACTCCATCTGAG GTTGCTTTGCTGGAATGGGCAGATGACTTGGAAGTGTTTATTCTCAAAGGTTATGGAAACTCCTTGAACTACAGAATGGGAGTTCCGTTGTTAGAAGATGTTTTGCATTCCATGGAAGAAGCTATCAAGGCTCGAGAAG ACAAGCTCCCACCTGGAAGCTATGAAAAAGCAAGACTGAGGTTTGCACATGCCGAAACAATAGTTCCCTTCTCTTGTCTGCTTGGGCTCTTCCTAGATGGATCTG AGTATGAGAAGATACAGAAAGAGAAACCTTTGGAACTCCCTCCACAGCCTCCTAAGACCAGGGACTTTAAAGGCAGCACCATGGCTCCTTTTGGTGGGAACAACATGCTTGTCCTCTACAGTTGTCCTGCAGCTTCCTCTCCCAAGTACTTTGTTCAGGTTCTGCACAACGAGCATCCTATTGCACTTCCA GGTTGTGATGGAAAAGACTTTTGTCCTCTTGAAGATTTTAAG GCCAAAGTGGTGACCCCTCGTCTCAAGCATGCTTTTGACAACCTCTGCAATGCTAATCCAGATGACCCTGAACAGAAGCATCAATCTCTGTGGAGTTGGCTGTTGGGGTCAAGCCAAAAAACCGAGCTCTAA
- the LOC106420127 gene encoding glutamyl-tRNA reductase 2, chloroplastic-like, producing MAVSKSFLVSSKLETLLSNPNDPSSSPAPLIRIPTCPMNNNGSRRGLIQRARCEISASKAASISALEQLKTSAIDRYTKERSSIVVIGLNIHTAPVEMREKLAIPEADWPRAITELCNLNHIEEAAVLSTCNRMEIYVLALSQHRGVKEVTEWMSKTSGIPVSDLCHHRLVMYDKDVTQHLFQVSAGLDSLVLGEGQILAQVKQVVNLGQGVNGFGRHISGLFKKAITAGKRARTETNIAAGAVSVSSAAVELALMKLPAHATSSSARMLVVGAGKMGKLVIKHLVAKGCTKMVVVNRSEERVEAIRREMMPSGVEIVYKPFDEMLACAGEADVVFTSTASESPLFLKEHVESLPPVADGRLFVDISVPRNVGSCVGELDNARVYNVDDLKEVVAANKEERTKKAMEAQGIIEEESKQFEAWRDSLETVPTIKKLREYCERTRAGLVERFMSKHGDGMDKKTRKAVEDLTRSVVNKILHGPMQHLRCDGSDSRTLKETLENMQALNRMYGLDVELLEDKIRAKVEQK from the exons ATGGCGGTTTCTAAATCCTTCCTCGTCAGCTCGAAGCTGGAGACTTTGTTATCGAATCCAAATGATCCGTCTTCCTCTCCCGCGCCGCTGATTAGGATTCCTACTTGTCCGATGAACAACAACGGGTCAAGACGAGGCCTGATCCAGAGAGCCCGCTGCGAGATCTCTGCTTCCAAGGCAGCAAGCATCTCGGCTCTGGAGCAGCTCAAAACCTCTGCTATTGACA GATACACAAAGGAGAGAAGCAGCATTGTGGTGATTGGCCTCAACATCCACACAGCTCCCGTTGAGATGCGTGAGAAGCTCGCCATTCCCGAAGCCGATTGGCCACGAGCTATCACCGAGCTATGCAATTTGAACCATATCGAAGAAGCTGCTGTTCTCAGTACCTGCAACCGTATGGAGATTTACGTCCTGGCTCTGTCTCAGCACCGTGGTGTCAAAGAAGTCACTGAATGGATGTCTAAG ACTAGTGGGATCCCAGTTTCAGATCTCTGTCACCACCGTCTCGTGATGTACGACAAGGACGTGACGCAGCATCTGTTCCAAGTCTCGGCTGGTTTGGACTCTCTCGTCCTAGGAGAAGGTCAGatacttgcgcaagttaaacAAGTTGTTAACTTAGGTCAAGGAGTCAATGGGTTTGGGAGACACATCAGTGGCCTATTCAAAAAGGCGATCACCGCTGGAAAGCGCGCTAGAACCGAGACAAACATCGCTGCAGGAGCTGTTTCCGTTAGCTCTGCAGCCGTCGAGCTTGCTCTCATGAAGCTTCCAGCACACGCAACATCATCATCTGCTAGGATGTTGGTGGTTGGTGCGGGGAAGATGGGGAAGCTTGTGATTAAGCACTTGGTTGCTAAGGGATGTACTAAGATGGTGGTTGTGAACAGGAGCGAAGAGAGAGTTGAAGCTATACGCCGAGAGATGATGCCGTCTGGTGTTGAGATTGTTTATAAGCCCTTTGATGAGATGTTGGCTTGTGCTGGTGAAGCTGATGTTGTGTTTACCAGCACAGCCTCGGAGTCGCCGCTGTTCTTGAAGGAGCACGTGGAGAGTCTCCCTCCCGTTGCGGATGGGAGGCTCTTTGTCGACATCTCTGTTCCCAGGAACGTTGGCTCTTGCGTCGGTGAGCTAGACAATGCACGTGTTTACAACGTGGACGATCTCAAGGAAGTGGTCGCTGCTAATAAAGAAGAGAGGACAAAGAAAGCAATGGAAGCTCAGGGGATCATCGAAGAGGAGTCCAAACAGTTTGAGGCGTGGAGGGATTCGTTGGAGACGGTTCCTACGATCAAGAAGCTGAGGGAGTATTGTGAGAGGACGAGAGCTGGTTTGGTCGAGAGATTCATGTCGAAACATGGTGATGGTATGGACAAGAAGACGAGGAAAGCGGTTGAGGATTTGACACGAAGTGTGGTGAACAAGATTTTGCACGGTCCGATGCAGCATTTGAGATGCGATGGGAGTGATAGCAGGACGTTGAAAGAGACGTTGGAGAACATGCAGGCGCTGAATAGAATGTATGGACTTGATGTAGAGTTGCTTGAGGATAAGATTAGAGCGAAGGTGGAACAAAAATAG
- the LOC106419790 gene encoding TRAF-type zinc finger domain-containing protein 1, producing MATESGEITIVCNHCDRDIPAPNIDLHRVHCARLEKCKICGDMVPKKHADEHFLTAHAPCIFSMADDHRIVTCEFCEFPLPAVDVAEHQEVCGNRVSNTRAGGGGGNGRRRRDGNGVSNRRLFFNVAVTGIAVLMGSLFFQRKPLRGER from the exons ATGGCTACCGAGTCCGGAGAAATCACCATCGTATGCAACCACTG TGACAGAGACATTCCAGCACCAAACATCGATCTGCATCGTGTACATTGCGCCCGTCTAGAAAAATGCAAGATTTGTGGTGATATGGTTCCCAAAAAACATGCTGATGAACACTTCTTGACCGCACATGCTCCG TGTATATTCTCCATGGCAGATGATCACAGGATTGTAACATGTGAGTTCTGTGAGTTTCCATTGCCTGCGGTTGATGTCGCTGAGCATCAG GAAGTATGTGGCAACCGTGTTTCTAACACAAGAGCAGGAGGAGGGGGTGGAAACGGGAGGAGGCGAAGAGATGGGAACGGTGTTTCTAACAGAAGGCTTTTCTTCAATGTGGCGGTAACGGGAATAGCCGTCTTAATGGGGTCGCTGTTCTTCCAGAGGAAGCCTTTGAGAGGGGAGAGATAA
- the LOC106420075 gene encoding oligopeptide transporter 2 — MAALELHKPEIDEEEDESSVEEVRLTVSNEDDPSLPVWTFRMWFLGLLSCVLLSFLNTFFGYRTQPLMITMISVQVVTLPLGKIMARILPETKYRIGSWEFSFNPGPFNVKEHVLISMFANAGAGFGSGTAYAVGIVDIIMAFYKRKISFLASWILVITTQILGYGWAGIMRKLVVDPAQMWWPTSVLQVSLFRALHEKDKARMSRGKFFVIAFVCSFAWYIFPAYLFLTLSSISWVCWAFPKSITAQQIGSGMSGLGVGSFALDWSVIASYLGSPLVTPFFAIVNVLVGYVLIMYMVIPVSYWGMNVYEAHKFPIFSSDLFDSQGQLYNISTIVNDKFELDEVMYQREGRVYLSTFFAITYGIGFAAIVSTLTHVALFNGKGIWQQVRASATAKVDIHTRLMKKYKDIPSWWFYSMLAVSLALSLVLCTVMKDEIQMPWWGLLLASFMALIFTVPVSIITATTNQTPGLNIITEYLMGVLLPGRPIANVVFKTYGYISMSQAISFLNDFKLGHYMKIPPRSMFLVQFIGTIIAGTVNISVAWYLLTSVENICQKELLPPNSPWTCPSDRVFFDASVIWGLVGPKRIFGSLGNYPALNWFFLGGLVGPVLVWLLQKAFPTRTWISQINLPVLLGATAAMPPATSVNFNCWIIVGVVFNYFVFKNYKKWWQRYNYVLSAALDAGLAFMGVLLYFSLTMNGISIGHWWGAEGENCPLASCPTAPGVHVEGCPVF; from the exons atggCTGCGCTTGAGTTACACAAGCCCGAgatcgacgaagaagaagacgaatcTTCCGTGGAGGAGGTCCGTCTCACAGTTTCCAACGAAGATGATCCTTCTCTACCCGTGTGGACGTTTCGCATGTGGTTTCTTGGTCTTCTCTCTTGCGTCCTCCTCTCGTTTCTCAACACTTTCTTCGGTTACAGGACACAGCCTCTGATGATCACCATGATCTCCGTTCAAGTCGTCACGTTGCCTCTCGGGAAGATCATGGCTCGGATCTTGCCTGAGACTAAGTACCGGATCGGGTCTTGGGAGTTTTCTTTTAACCCGGGTCCGTTTAACGTGAAGGAGCACGTGTTGATCTCCATGTTTGCTAATGCTGGTGCTGGTTTTGGATCTGGTACTGCTTATGCCGTTGGGATCGTTGATATCATCATGGCGTTTTACAAGAGGAAGATCAGTTTCTTGGCTAGTTGGATTCTTGTTATCACCACTCAGATTCTTGGGTATGGTTGGGCTGGTATCATGAGAAAACTAGTGGTGGATCCTGCTCAGATGTGGTGGCCGACGAGTGTTCTTCAAGTCTCTCTGTTTCG tGCACTTCATGAGAAGGACAAGGCGAGAATGTCAAGAGGAAAGTTCTTTGTGATAGCGTTTGTTTGTAGCTTCGCGTGGTACATTTTCCCAGCTTACTTGTTCCTGACGTTATCATCAATCTCATGGGTATGCTGGGCGTTTCCCAAGTCCATCACAGCTCAGCAAATAGGCTCCGGGATGTCAGGACTCGGAGTTGGTTCTTTCGCGCTTGACTGGTCTGTCATAGCTTCTTACCTTGGAAGCCCACTCGTGACTCCCTTCTTTGCGATCGTTAACGTCCTTGTCGGTTACGTTCTGATCATGTATATGGTTATACCAGTATCATATTGGGGCATGAATGTCTATGAAGCACACAAGTTCCCTATCTTCTCCTCTGATCTGTTTGATTCACAAGGGCAGCTTTATAACATCTCCACCATTGTTAATGACAAGTTTGAGTTGGATGAAGTGATGTATCAACGAGAAGGTAGGGTTTATCTCAGTACGTTCTTTGCTATCACTTATGGGATTGGTTTCGCCGCAATCGTTTCTACACTCACTCATGTTGCTCTCTTCAACGGAAA GGGAATATGGCAACAAGTGAGAGCTTCAGCCACTGCTAAAGTAGACATACACACAAGGTTGATGAAGAAGTACAAAGACATACCAAGTTGGTGGTTTTATAGCATGCTTGCTGTCTCATTGGCACTATCTCTTGTTCTATGCACTGTCATGAAAGATGAGATTCAAATGCCATGGTGGGGACTACTTCTAGCATCATTCATGGCCTTGATCTTCACCGTACCAGTCAGCATTATCACAGCCACTACTAATCAAACTCCAGGTCTAAACATCATCACAGAATATCTCATGGGTGTGTTGTTACCAGGGAGACCAATAGCCAACGTAGTCTTCAAGACATACGGTTACATAAGCATGTCACAAGCCATTTCATTCCTCAACGACTTTAAGCTAGGCCATTACATGAAGATACCGCCGAGATCGATGTTCTTGGTTCAGTTCATAGGAACAATCATAGCCGGAACGGTGAACATATCAGTGGCGTGGTACTTGCTTACATCGGTGGAAAACATCTGCCAGAAAGAGCTGCTCCCACCAAACAGTCCATGGACGTGTCCAAGCGACAGAGTGTTCTTCGACGCGTCGGTGATTTGGGGATTAGTTGGACCCAAGAGAATCTTTGGGAGTCTAGGGAACTATCCAGCCCTAAACTGGTTCTTCTTAGGCGGACTAGTGGGACCAGTGCTAGTGTGGCTTCTCCAAAAGGCGTTTCCGACGAGGACATGGATCTCGCAGATCAATCTCCCCGTTCTTTTGGGCGCGACGGCCGCGATGCCGCCGGCGACGAGCGTGAACTTCAACTGCTGGATCATAGTTGGAGTTGTGTTCAATTACTTTGTGTTCAAGAACTACAAGAAGTGGTGGCAGAGGTATAACTACGTGTTGTCCGCGGCTTTGGATGCGGGGTTGGCGTTCATGGGAGTGTTGTTGTACTTTAGTTTGACGATGAATGGGATATCGATAGGGCATTGGTGGGGTGCGGAAGGTGAGAATTGTCCTCTTGCTTCTTGTCCTACTGCTCCTGGTGTTCATGTTGAAGGTTGTCctgttttttaa
- the LOC125578246 gene encoding zinc finger BED domain-containing protein RICESLEEPER 2-like, whose protein sequence is MGSRGESDDQLTYDTNYTPPATLDFETQQLIARLGAAAEIGSQPCDEEVIAREKQSSKRKLISLVDSEEDSDVEITPTSQTTKPRRPTTFGTASQKPMVQSTLEIGSGSSKQACSQKKYVPVKSVIRGGRRTKGVSKGSGSQSQKKKKKKMEEEIPELEDELDEEGLDELELGEEEREERQRSDVWKDFTVVQKPNGKQKAACNHCKREYAWQSHSHGTSGLRRHRMRCKMYPRNGGRQQQLNVDGRVVSRKYDHAVFRQLVAKTIVQHDLPYSYVEYEKVRDTWKYLNADVQTICRNTARADVYRLYESERDTLKRELASLPGRVSFTSDLWTSVKREGYMCVTAHYIDRNWKLNSKILTFCALPPPHTGMNVAIQLLDSLKEWGVHKKVFSVTLDNATSNDSMQDIVKSQLNLDDALLCGGEFFHVRCAAHILNLIVQDGLKVIGDSLHKVRESVKYVLSSETRENLFQKCVEAAGVVETGGLLLDVPTRWNSTFFMLERAIRYRRAFAKLETFDKKGYKMAPTAEEWTRAENICNFLGPFAVITTLMSGSNYPTSNLYFYQVFQIHNWLRINEGSEDEIVRYMVPPMKEKFDKYWDEVSGLFAMAAVFDPRFKLSIVECCLEKLDMSTRDAKLKNLREKLSILFESYDKKSKNSSPSTEPRETVSQKASGAGTMGLFENYGDFFAFRKVSGVATGKTPLEAYLDEPPLDITNFQSLDILDWWKDNAHRYGDLPAMACDLLSIPITTVASESSFSIGSRVLNKYRSRLLPKNVQALICTRNWIKGYESYAHDEEIDGDGEEEKVPSFQSIVNGEDEDEEA, encoded by the exons ATGGGATCAAGAGGCGAATCAGACGATCAGTTGACGTATGATACTAACTACACGCCACCGGCTACGTTGGATTTTGAGACTCAACAACTCATTGCTAGACTTGGTGCAGCTGCTGAGATCGGTAGTCAACCCtgtgatgaagaagttatcgcAAGAGAGAAGCAAAGCAGCAAAAGAAAGCTCATCAGTTTGGTTGATTCAGAAGAGGACTCTGATGTTGAGATCACTCCAACATCTCAAACAACAAAGCCTCGGAGACCAACCACTTTTGGAACTGCTTCGCAGAAACCCATGGTCCAATCCACACTAGAAATTGGTAGTGGCTCATCCAAGCAGGCGTGTAGTCAGAAGAAGTATGTTCCTGTGAAGTCGGTTATCCGTGGAGGGAGAAGAACCAAGGGCGTGTCTAAGGGCTCCGGTAGTCAgtctcagaagaagaagaagaagaagatggaagagGAGATACCGGAGCTTGAGGATGAACTGGATGAAGAAGGGCTTGATGAGCTTGAGCTCGGGGAAGAGGAAAGGGAAGAGAGGCAACGATCAGATGTGTGGAAAGATTTTACGGTGGTCCAAAAACCCAATGGAAAGCAGAAAGCTGCTTGCAATCATTGCAAGAGGGAATATGCATGGCAGTCCCACTCGCATGGAACCAGTGGGTTGAGAAGGCATCGTATGAGATGTAAAATGTATCCAAGGAATGGAGGAAGGCAGCAGCAACTCAATGTCGATGGAAGAGTTGTGTCTCGCAAGTATGATCATGCTGTGTTCAGACAACTGGTAGCTAAGACAATAGTCCAGCATGATCTACCGTACTCCTACGTGGAGTATGAAAAGGTGAGAGACACATGGAAGTATTTGAATGCTGATGTCCAAACCATATGTCGAAACACAGCTAGAGCTGATGTGTATCGCTTATATGAAAGTGAGAGAGACACGCTGAAGAGAGAATTGGCTAGTCTTCCTGGACGAGTCTCTTTCACCTCAGACTTGTGGACATCAGTGAAACGGGAAGGATATATGTGTGTGACAGCACATTACATTGATCGGAATTGGAAGTTGAATAGCAAGATCCTGACGTTTTGTGCTCTACCACCACCACATACTGGTATGAATGTTGCTATTCAGCTCCTTGATTCACTAAAAGAGTGGGGAGTTCATAAGAAGGTGTTCTCGGTGACGTTAGACAATGCCACCAGTAATGACTCGATGCAAGATATTGTGAAGTCACAGCTGAATTTGGATGATGCTTTGCTGTGTGGAGGAGAGTTTTTCCATGTGAGATGTGCAGCGCACATTCTTAACCTCATAGTACAAGATGGGTTGAAGGTAATTGGAGACTCTTTGCACAAAGTAAGAGAGAGTGTTAAGTATGTACTGTCATCGGAAACACGTGAAAACTTGTTCCAGAAATGCGTTGAGGCTGCGGGTGTAGTAGAAACTGGGGGTCTACTCTTGGATGTTCCGACAAGATGGAACTCCACTTTCTTTATGCTTGAAAGAGCCATCAGGTACCGTCGAGCCTTTGCCAAGTTGGAGACATTTGATAAGAAGGGTTATAAAATGGCTCCCACTGCTGAGGAATGGACAAGAGCTGAGAATATCTGCAATTTCTTGGGTCCGTTTGCTGTAATCACGACCTTGATGTCTGGTTCGAACTATCCTACTTCAAACTTGTATTTCTATCAGGTTTTCCAGATCCATAATTGGCTTCGGATCAATGAGGGAAGCGAAGATGAGATTGTGAGATACATGGTGCCACCGATGAAAGAGAAGTTCGATAAATATTGGGATGAAGTCAGTGGTCTTTTTGCAATGGCAGCAGTCTTCGATCCAAGGTTTAAGCTTTCCATTGTCGAATGCTGTTTGGAAAAGCTTGACATGAGTACACGTGATGCAAAGCTAAAGAACTTGCGTGAGAAGCTTAGTATTTTGTTTGAGTCGTATGACAAAAAATCCAAGAATAGCTCACCGTCTACAGAGCCACGAGAGACTGTTTCGCAAAAAGCTTCTGGAGCAGGGACAATGGGACTGTTTGAGAACTACGGT GATTTCTTTGCATTTCGCAAAGTCAGTGGGGTTGCGACTGGAAAAACACCTCTAGAAGCTTATCTTGATGAACCACCTCTGGACATTACTAATTTTCAGAGCTTGGACATCCTCGATTGGTGGAAGGATAATGCCCATCGGTATGGGGATTTGCCTGCAATGGCATGTGACCTGCTAAGTATTCCAATCACAACAGTGGCTTCAGAGTCCTCTTTTAGCATTGGATCTAGAGTTCTTAACAAATACAGGAGCCGTCTTCTCCCAAAAAATGTGCAAGCTTTGATATGCACTAGAAATTGGATCAAGGGATACGAATCTTATGCACATG ATGAAGAAATCGATggtgatggtgaagaagagaaagtgCCATCATTTCAGTCAATTGTCAAtggggaagatgaagatgaggaagcttga